In the genome of Cryptosporangium phraense, one region contains:
- a CDS encoding TetR/AcrR family transcriptional regulator, with translation MAAYGELNAAAIQAAALALVDEKGYTGLSMRNLGTQLGVTAASLYYHVPNRVTLLRLLADRIATEATARLDPALGWRDLLLSLARDLRRTLAAHPGATVIVATQDVSPEVWEPLVPPLLASLRAGLDVSDDVALLLAQSVYVLVTGLALAEFGDAPEPPAAPSGFYDAWFDVAVTTFLDGIAARYSRE, from the coding sequence GTGGCGGCCTACGGAGAGCTCAACGCGGCGGCGATCCAGGCCGCGGCCCTCGCCCTGGTGGACGAGAAGGGCTACACCGGGCTGTCCATGCGCAACCTGGGCACCCAGCTGGGGGTCACGGCCGCGTCGCTCTACTACCACGTGCCCAACCGGGTGACGCTGCTGAGGCTGCTCGCCGACCGGATCGCCACCGAGGCCACCGCAAGGCTCGACCCGGCGCTCGGCTGGCGGGACCTTCTGCTGTCGCTGGCCCGCGACCTGCGCCGCACCCTGGCCGCGCACCCGGGCGCCACCGTCATCGTGGCCACCCAGGACGTGTCCCCGGAGGTCTGGGAACCGCTCGTCCCGCCGTTGCTCGCCTCGCTGCGGGCCGGCCTCGACGTCTCCGACGACGTCGCTCTGCTCCTCGCCCAGTCGGTCTACGTCCTGGTGACGGGCCTGGCGCTGGCCGAGTTCGGTGACGCGCCGGAGCCTCCGGCCGCCCCGTCCGGCTTCTACGACGCCTGGTTCGACGTGGCCGTCACGACCTTTCTGGACGGTATTGCCGCTCGCTATTCCCGGGAGTGA
- a CDS encoding helix-turn-helix domain-containing protein has protein sequence MADLDDVLTAVGPRLKSLRIERGTTLTQLAESTGISVSTLSRLESGQRKPTLELLLPLARAHQVQLDELVGAPATGDPRVHMKPYTAHGRTTIPLSQHLGGLRAYKQIIPPTPASVDVTELRVHEGYEWMYVLSGRVRLILGEHDFVLGVGEVVEFDCRTPHSISNPGPAAAEVLALFGPQGERIHVRARPASG, from the coding sequence ATGGCGGATCTGGATGACGTCCTCACCGCGGTCGGGCCGCGGCTCAAGTCGCTGCGGATCGAACGCGGGACGACGCTGACCCAGCTGGCCGAGTCCACCGGGATCTCGGTCAGCACGCTGTCCCGGCTGGAGTCGGGGCAGCGCAAACCCACGCTCGAGCTGCTGCTGCCCCTGGCGCGGGCCCACCAGGTCCAGCTCGACGAGCTCGTCGGTGCCCCGGCGACCGGCGACCCCCGCGTCCACATGAAGCCCTACACCGCGCACGGGCGGACGACGATCCCGCTGTCGCAGCACCTCGGCGGGTTGCGGGCCTACAAGCAGATCATCCCGCCGACGCCGGCGTCGGTGGACGTCACCGAGCTGCGCGTACATGAGGGCTACGAGTGGATGTACGTGCTGTCCGGGCGGGTGCGGCTGATCCTCGGCGAGCACGACTTCGTCCTCGGCGTCGGCGAGGTCGTCGAGTTCGACTGCCGGACGCCGCACTCGATCAGCAACCCGGGCCCGGCCGCGGCCGAGGTCCTCGCGCTGTTCGGCCCGCAGGGCGAACGCATCCACGTGCGCGCCCGACCGGCTTCCGGATAG
- a CDS encoding FAD-dependent oxidoreductase, with protein sequence MTTTNEYDVIVIGGGAAGLSGALTLGRARRSVLVVDAGQPRNAPADGVHAFLTRDGLPPAELVALGRAEVESYGGRVVTGTVADARPAGDGFAVRLADGTGLRARRLLVATGVTDEIPPVPGLAERWGRDLLHCPYCHGHEVRDRAIGILSTGPFAVEQALLWRNWSERITLFLHTGPEPSDAQYEQLAARGVAVVDGTVTGVRVTGDVLTGVELDGDRTIPVDAVVTTTRMDVRLDGLDGLGLPVADLERDGVVIGTHVPADPTGRTAVPGVWVAGNVTAPTLQVVNAAAAANLAGAMITFDLIAEETARAVDAAGRHGLGHDAVMTDELAETWNDRYRENEAIWSGEPNAALVKEVSDLTPGRALDLGCGEGGDAVWLARQGWTVAAVDISSVALERAAAAAATNGVADRITFEQHNLGVSFPDGRYDLVSAQFLHSWGDMPRDEILRKAAAAVAPGGVLLIEGHSGAPHWQEADGSAGHDPHEHQHRGHDLPGPGEVLASLGLPETEWETLVVDEHERVRTLPDGRIINHVDNTVKLRRR encoded by the coding sequence ATGACGACGACGAACGAATACGACGTGATCGTGATCGGCGGGGGCGCGGCCGGCCTGAGCGGCGCCCTGACCCTGGGCCGCGCCCGCCGGTCGGTGCTGGTGGTCGACGCCGGGCAGCCGCGCAACGCGCCGGCGGACGGCGTCCACGCGTTCCTCACCCGCGACGGCCTGCCCCCGGCCGAGCTGGTCGCGCTGGGCCGGGCCGAGGTCGAGTCCTACGGCGGGCGGGTGGTGACCGGCACGGTCGCCGACGCGCGCCCGGCCGGGGACGGCTTCGCCGTGCGCCTGGCCGACGGCACCGGCCTGCGGGCCCGGCGGCTGCTGGTCGCTACCGGCGTCACCGACGAGATCCCGCCGGTGCCGGGGCTGGCCGAGCGCTGGGGCCGGGACCTGCTGCACTGCCCGTACTGCCACGGCCACGAGGTCCGCGACCGGGCGATCGGGATCCTCTCGACCGGGCCGTTCGCGGTCGAGCAGGCGCTGCTGTGGCGCAACTGGAGCGAGCGGATCACGCTGTTCCTGCACACCGGCCCGGAGCCGTCCGATGCCCAGTACGAGCAGCTCGCCGCCCGGGGCGTCGCCGTGGTGGACGGGACCGTGACCGGCGTGCGGGTCACCGGCGACGTCCTGACCGGCGTGGAGTTGGACGGGGACCGGACGATCCCGGTCGACGCGGTCGTCACCACGACGCGGATGGACGTCCGCCTCGACGGGCTCGACGGGCTGGGCCTGCCGGTCGCCGACCTCGAACGCGACGGGGTCGTGATCGGCACCCACGTCCCGGCGGACCCGACGGGCCGGACCGCGGTGCCGGGCGTGTGGGTGGCCGGGAACGTGACCGCGCCGACGCTGCAGGTCGTCAACGCGGCCGCGGCGGCCAACCTGGCCGGCGCGATGATCACGTTCGACCTGATCGCCGAGGAGACCGCCCGCGCGGTGGACGCGGCGGGCCGGCACGGGCTGGGGCACGATGCGGTCATGACCGACGAGCTGGCCGAGACCTGGAACGACCGGTACCGCGAGAACGAGGCGATCTGGAGCGGGGAACCCAATGCGGCGCTGGTCAAGGAGGTCAGCGACCTGACCCCGGGCCGGGCCCTCGACCTGGGCTGCGGGGAGGGCGGCGACGCGGTGTGGCTGGCCCGGCAGGGCTGGACGGTCGCCGCGGTCGACATCTCCTCGGTCGCGCTGGAGCGGGCGGCCGCCGCCGCGGCGACCAACGGCGTCGCCGACCGGATCACGTTCGAGCAGCACAACCTCGGGGTGAGTTTCCCGGACGGCCGGTACGACCTGGTGTCGGCGCAGTTCCTGCACTCGTGGGGCGACATGCCCCGGGACGAGATCCTGCGGAAGGCGGCGGCCGCGGTGGCGCCGGGCGGGGTGCTGCTCATCGAGGGGCACTCGGGCGCACCGCACTGGCAGGAGGCCGACGGCTCCGCGGGCCACGACCCGCACGAACACCAGCACCGGGGTCACGACCTGCCCGGCCCGGGCGAGGTGCTGGCGTCCCTCGGGCTGCCGGAGACCGAGTGGGAGACGCTGGTCGTCGACGAGCACGAGCGGGTCCGGACGCTCCCGGACGGGCGGATCATCAACCACGTCGACAACACGGTAAAACTCCGGCGCCGGTAG
- a CDS encoding class I SAM-dependent methyltransferase, giving the protein MAPRSPHTDRARAESFGGIATDYDRYRPVCPDALLADLVGLGPDRVLDVACGTGKIAVPLRAAGLDVLGVEIDERMAAVARGHGVPVEISPFESWDAAGRRFGLITCGNAWHWIDPERGPAKAAEVLESGGTIVRSWTYAVLDADARALLAAVYAEHAPDASTHAGSDEDDDEPLDPFASRPEFDAPEMRRYAWDLTIPGDEWVGLIATFSDHQLLPAGQRARLLEAVSGAIAAAGGVLRGHGRADALFTRRH; this is encoded by the coding sequence ATGGCTCCACGATCTCCGCACACCGACCGGGCTCGCGCCGAATCGTTCGGCGGTATCGCCACCGACTACGACCGCTACCGGCCGGTGTGCCCGGACGCGTTGCTCGCCGATCTGGTCGGGCTGGGCCCGGACCGCGTTCTGGACGTCGCGTGCGGCACCGGCAAGATCGCGGTGCCGCTGCGCGCGGCCGGTCTGGACGTGCTCGGGGTGGAGATCGACGAGCGGATGGCGGCGGTGGCCCGCGGGCACGGCGTCCCGGTGGAGATCTCCCCGTTCGAGTCGTGGGACGCCGCCGGGCGCCGGTTCGGGCTGATCACCTGCGGCAACGCCTGGCACTGGATCGACCCGGAGCGCGGCCCGGCGAAGGCCGCCGAGGTGCTCGAGTCCGGCGGCACGATCGTCCGGTCGTGGACGTACGCGGTGCTCGACGCCGACGCCCGGGCGTTGCTGGCGGCGGTCTACGCCGAGCACGCGCCGGACGCGTCGACGCATGCCGGGTCCGACGAGGACGACGACGAACCGCTGGACCCGTTCGCGTCCCGGCCCGAGTTCGACGCGCCGGAGATGCGCCGGTACGCGTGGGACCTCACGATCCCGGGTGACGAGTGGGTCGGGCTGATCGCGACGTTCTCCGACCACCAGCTGCTGCCGGCCGGTCAGCGTGCCCGGCTGCTGGAGGCGGTGTCCGGTGCGATCGCCGCCGCCGGCGGCGTCCTGCGCGGCCACGGCCGCGCCGACGCCCTCTTCACCCGCCGCCACTGA
- a CDS encoding ABC transporter permease: MSALSRVVRSGVQRRWVQTAVITLATAAAVTAGLLGVGLLVASNAPFDHAFRAQHGAHLTVLTDRTKATPAQLAATAHTDGVAGTAGPFLVAQAMILPPPPPGMPDPDPANARGPVVTIAARTGPGTGVDRLTLTEGRWATKHGELVLAAGGDFRTPLNTTIRVGGVDVTVVGFARSVSGTAGGWMTPAGVAGLHAQQTGYQMLYRLDHPGTAAGLTAARKAIAAALPGGAVTGARTWLTVKQEATDKTSLFVPFLLAFGGLSLLLSVLITGTVVAGAVSSTLRRIGVLKALGFTPSEVVRAYVGQAMIPAVIGAGLGLAAGNAIAVPLLSETEDLYGTVSLTIAPWVDVVVLLGVLALVAATASAAAGRAGRLSAVDALAVGRTPAAHRGQTAARIAARLPLPRPVSLGLARPFSAPVRAVAMIVAIAFGAAAVTLAAGLAASLDRVQVAADHSGSDLTIDGHRDRIEKPASRSGTTTPTVDAATVGAILDAQPGTAHYYGSTESDAVVAGFSGNTSLVECTADPGWAGFALVSGRWFTRPGEVVVPTELLRATGTKLGDPITVTHGRVTTVLTIVGVVFDPGNNDGLLLTRAGAGATPESWQVGLSDGTDVGAYATAIRAKLDPLGLTVHVDGSEGVDELLVVIDTLAGLLTLMLVTVAGLGVLNSVVLDVRDRVHDIGIHKALGMTPRQTLTSVLSSVALIGLVGGVVGVPAGLVLHGVLVPAMGHGAGVELPPVVLAVYRPWQLTLFALGGLVLAVVGAFLPAGWAAKTRTATALRTE; the protein is encoded by the coding sequence ATGAGCGCGCTGAGCCGGGTCGTCCGGTCCGGGGTGCAGCGCCGCTGGGTGCAGACCGCGGTGATCACGCTCGCCACCGCGGCCGCGGTCACCGCCGGGCTGCTCGGCGTCGGGCTGCTGGTGGCGTCCAACGCGCCGTTCGACCACGCGTTCCGCGCCCAGCACGGCGCGCACCTCACGGTCCTGACCGACCGGACGAAAGCGACCCCGGCGCAGCTGGCCGCCACCGCACACACCGACGGCGTCGCCGGGACCGCGGGCCCGTTCCTGGTCGCCCAGGCCATGATCCTGCCGCCGCCGCCCCCGGGCATGCCCGACCCCGACCCGGCGAACGCCCGCGGGCCGGTCGTGACGATCGCCGCCCGCACCGGCCCCGGGACCGGCGTCGACCGGCTCACGCTCACCGAGGGCCGGTGGGCGACGAAACACGGCGAACTCGTGCTGGCCGCCGGCGGTGACTTCCGCACGCCGCTGAACACGACGATCCGGGTCGGTGGCGTCGACGTGACGGTCGTCGGGTTCGCCCGGTCGGTCAGCGGCACCGCCGGCGGGTGGATGACCCCGGCCGGTGTCGCCGGGCTGCACGCGCAGCAGACCGGCTACCAGATGCTGTACCGGCTCGACCACCCCGGCACCGCCGCCGGGCTCACCGCGGCCCGGAAGGCCATCGCCGCGGCCCTGCCCGGCGGAGCGGTGACCGGCGCCCGGACCTGGCTCACCGTCAAACAGGAGGCCACCGACAAGACGTCGCTGTTCGTGCCGTTCCTGCTGGCCTTCGGCGGGCTCAGCCTGCTGCTGTCGGTGCTGATCACCGGCACCGTCGTGGCCGGCGCGGTCTCCTCGACGCTGCGCCGCATCGGCGTCCTCAAGGCGCTCGGGTTCACGCCGTCCGAAGTGGTCCGCGCGTACGTGGGGCAGGCGATGATCCCGGCGGTGATCGGCGCCGGGCTCGGCCTGGCCGCCGGGAACGCGATCGCGGTGCCGCTGCTGTCCGAGACCGAGGACCTGTACGGCACGGTGTCGCTGACGATCGCGCCGTGGGTCGACGTCGTCGTCCTGCTCGGGGTGCTGGCCCTGGTCGCGGCCACCGCGTCGGCGGCCGCCGGACGCGCCGGACGGCTCTCGGCGGTCGACGCGCTCGCCGTCGGCCGTACCCCGGCCGCGCACCGCGGCCAGACCGCGGCCCGGATCGCCGCCCGGCTGCCGCTGCCGCGGCCGGTCAGCCTCGGCCTGGCCCGGCCGTTCAGCGCCCCGGTGCGGGCCGTCGCGATGATCGTCGCGATCGCGTTCGGCGCGGCCGCGGTGACGCTCGCCGCCGGGCTCGCCGCGTCCCTCGACCGGGTGCAGGTCGCCGCCGACCACTCCGGTAGCGATCTGACGATCGACGGCCACCGCGACCGGATCGAGAAACCGGCCTCCCGCAGCGGGACGACGACGCCGACGGTCGACGCGGCGACGGTCGGGGCGATCCTCGACGCCCAGCCCGGCACCGCGCACTACTACGGGTCGACCGAGTCCGACGCGGTCGTGGCCGGGTTCTCCGGGAACACGTCGCTCGTCGAGTGCACCGCCGACCCGGGCTGGGCCGGGTTCGCGCTGGTCTCCGGACGCTGGTTCACCCGCCCCGGCGAGGTCGTCGTCCCCACCGAGCTGTTGCGGGCCACCGGCACCAAGCTCGGTGATCCGATCACCGTGACCCACGGCCGGGTCACGACCGTGCTGACGATCGTCGGCGTAGTGTTCGACCCCGGCAACAACGACGGGCTGCTCCTGACCCGGGCCGGGGCCGGCGCCACCCCGGAGTCCTGGCAGGTCGGCCTGTCCGACGGCACCGACGTCGGCGCCTACGCCACCGCGATCCGGGCGAAACTCGACCCGCTCGGGCTGACCGTCCACGTCGACGGCAGCGAGGGCGTCGACGAGCTGCTGGTCGTCATCGACACCCTGGCCGGGCTCCTGACGCTGATGCTGGTGACGGTGGCCGGGCTGGGCGTCCTCAACTCGGTGGTGCTGGACGTGCGTGACCGGGTGCACGACATCGGGATCCACAAGGCGCTCGGGATGACGCCCCGGCAGACGCTGACCTCGGTGCTGTCGTCGGTGGCGTTGATCGGGCTGGTCGGTGGGGTCGTCGGGGTGCCGGCCGGGCTGGTGCTGCACGGTGTGCTGGTTCCGGCGATGGGGCACGGCGCCGGGGTGGAGCTGCCGCCGGTCGTGCTGGCCGTGTACCGGCCGTGGCAGCTGACGCTGTTCGCGCTGGGCGGGCTCGTGCTCGCGGTCGTCGGTGCGTTCCTGCCGGCCGGCTGGGCCGCGAAGACCCGCACCGCGACCGCGCTACGCACGGAGTGA
- a CDS encoding ABC transporter ATP-binding protein, with protein sequence MTEPLIDLRGVSRRYDGGPPALDDVSLTVAPGEAVAILGPSGSGKSTLLNLIAGLDKPTGGTVTVGGTRIDTLGEARAAKYRRATIGMVFQFFNLLDDLTVFDNVVLPAQLAGAGRGETTRRATELLRGLGIDRHARAYPGRLSGGERQRVAVARALMNRPSLLLADEPTGALDTASGAEVRRLLTDLHADGQTIVLVTHDRTLAAECATRTVQVVDGRIASDTALEAAR encoded by the coding sequence ATGACCGAGCCACTGATCGACCTGCGCGGCGTCAGCCGCCGCTACGACGGCGGACCGCCGGCCCTCGACGACGTGTCGCTGACCGTCGCACCGGGGGAGGCGGTCGCGATCCTCGGGCCGTCCGGCAGCGGGAAGTCGACGCTGCTGAACCTCATCGCGGGCCTCGACAAACCGACCGGCGGAACCGTCACGGTCGGCGGGACCCGCATCGACACGCTGGGGGAGGCCCGCGCCGCGAAGTACCGGCGGGCCACGATCGGGATGGTCTTCCAGTTCTTCAACCTCCTCGACGACCTGACCGTGTTCGACAACGTGGTGCTGCCGGCGCAGCTGGCCGGCGCCGGACGCGGCGAGACGACCCGCCGCGCCACCGAGCTGCTGCGTGGCCTCGGCATCGACCGGCACGCCCGCGCCTACCCGGGCCGGCTGTCGGGTGGGGAACGGCAGCGGGTCGCGGTGGCGCGGGCCCTGATGAACCGGCCGTCGCTGCTGCTGGCCGACGAACCCACCGGCGCGCTCGACACCGCGTCCGGCGCCGAGGTGCGCCGGCTGCTCACCGACCTGCACGCCGACGGGCAGACGATCGTGCTGGTCACCCACGACCGGACGCTCGCCGCCGAGTGCGCGACCCGCACGGTCCAGGTCGTCGACGGGCGGATCGCCTCCGACACGGCGCTGGAGGCGGCCCGATGA
- a CDS encoding sensor histidine kinase yields MVRVRRPVGASVRGLAGQLVRRSGPMLPLSRRSWLFDAGLAVGLFAVAALTSVGDQDDGYVSTERLGPPYGPVEPVLPPVPPAELHHTVSTGEAVAQVLLLALIAAPLIFRRRYPLSVLWCVLVTSAFVGNDTAHRPMQLSFYAAVIAAYSAAVYSPYRVPALVSLLPAAFLFQQLQGGDAEPVVGGAISAVPQGVVPYLILLPIAVAAYGLRGWRSRADAERERAAEAERGRAEAVSRATARERARIARELHDVVTHNVSVMVIQAGAARKVLESSPGDAREALLAVESGGRAAMTELRHVMGLLTIDTDDPADAEPELAPQPGLSQVGPLVERVRRAGVLVELVVTGRPRLLPDGMDLAAYRVVQEALTNTVKHASGTSAVVRIDHGADRLWIEVTDTGAGAASGSGFASGSASGPDGGEPDGAGHGLIGLRERLAVYGGSLRAGPRIRGGFRVEAVLPYAALPDPEVAA; encoded by the coding sequence ATGGTCCGAGTGCGGCGCCCGGTCGGCGCGAGCGTGCGCGGCCTGGCCGGGCAGCTGGTGCGCCGGTCGGGGCCGATGCTGCCGCTCTCCCGGCGGAGCTGGTTGTTCGACGCCGGGCTGGCGGTCGGGTTGTTCGCGGTCGCGGCGCTGACCAGCGTCGGGGACCAGGACGACGGGTATGTCTCGACGGAGCGGCTCGGGCCGCCGTACGGGCCGGTGGAGCCGGTGCTCCCGCCGGTGCCGCCGGCCGAGCTGCACCACACGGTGTCCACCGGTGAGGCCGTCGCGCAGGTGCTGCTGCTGGCGCTGATCGCCGCGCCGCTGATCTTCCGCCGCCGGTATCCGCTGTCGGTGCTGTGGTGCGTGCTGGTGACCTCGGCGTTCGTCGGGAACGACACCGCGCACCGCCCGATGCAGCTGTCGTTCTACGCCGCGGTGATCGCCGCGTACAGCGCCGCGGTGTACAGCCCGTACCGGGTGCCGGCGCTGGTGAGCCTGCTGCCGGCCGCGTTCCTGTTCCAGCAGTTGCAGGGCGGCGACGCCGAGCCGGTGGTGGGCGGGGCGATCAGCGCGGTCCCGCAGGGCGTCGTGCCGTACCTGATCCTGCTGCCGATCGCGGTGGCCGCGTACGGGCTGCGCGGCTGGCGGTCGCGGGCCGACGCGGAACGCGAACGCGCGGCCGAGGCCGAACGGGGCCGGGCGGAGGCGGTGTCGCGGGCCACGGCCCGGGAGCGGGCCCGGATCGCCCGGGAGCTGCACGACGTGGTGACGCACAACGTGAGCGTGATGGTGATCCAGGCCGGTGCGGCCCGCAAAGTGCTCGAGTCCTCGCCCGGGGACGCCCGGGAAGCGCTGCTGGCCGTCGAGTCGGGGGGCCGGGCCGCGATGACCGAGCTGCGTCACGTGATGGGCCTGCTCACGATCGACACCGACGACCCTGCCGACGCGGAACCCGAGTTGGCTCCGCAGCCGGGGTTGTCGCAGGTGGGGCCGCTGGTGGAGCGGGTGCGGCGGGCCGGGGTGCTGGTGGAGCTGGTGGTGACCGGGCGGCCGCGGCTGCTTCCGGACGGGATGGATCTGGCCGCGTACCGGGTGGTGCAGGAGGCGTTGACGAACACGGTGAAGCACGCGTCGGGGACGTCGGCGGTGGTGCGGATCGATCACGGTGCCGACCGGTTGTGGATCGAGGTCACCGACACCGGCGCCGGGGCGGCGTCCGGATCGGGTTTTGCGTCCGGATCGGCGTCCGGACCGGACGGCGGGGAACCCGACGGGGCCGGGCACGGGCTGATCGGGCTGCGGGAGCGGCTGGCCGTGTACGGCGGGTCGTTGCGGGCGGGGCCGCGGATCCGGGGCGGGTTCCGGGTCGAGGCGGTCCTCCCCTACGCCGCCCTCCCGGATCCGGAGGTGGCCGCGTGA
- a CDS encoding response regulator — protein MILTADGIDVVAEATNGAEAVDAVRRTRPDVVLMDIRMPELDGLEATRRILGAGPGGPRVLMLTTFDLDRYVYAALSAGASGFLLKDVTPEQLTAAVRLVRTGDALLAPAITRRLVERFARRDEAASAVHRDLAALTPRELEVLRLLARGSSNAELASSLSLSEATVKTHVARILGKLQLRDRVQAVVVAYETGLVSPGEG, from the coding sequence ATGATCCTGACCGCCGACGGGATCGACGTGGTGGCGGAGGCGACGAACGGCGCCGAGGCGGTGGACGCGGTGCGCCGGACGCGGCCGGACGTGGTGCTGATGGACATCCGGATGCCGGAGCTCGACGGTCTGGAGGCGACCCGGCGGATCCTGGGCGCGGGTCCGGGCGGGCCGCGGGTGCTGATGCTGACGACGTTCGACCTCGACCGGTACGTGTACGCGGCGCTGTCGGCCGGGGCGTCGGGGTTCCTGCTCAAGGACGTGACGCCGGAGCAGCTGACCGCGGCGGTGCGGCTGGTGCGCACCGGGGACGCGTTGCTGGCCCCGGCGATCACCCGACGGCTGGTGGAGCGGTTCGCGCGGCGGGACGAGGCGGCGTCGGCGGTGCACCGGGATCTGGCCGCGCTGACGCCCCGGGAGCTGGAGGTGCTGCGGCTGCTGGCCCGGGGGTCGAGCAACGCGGAGCTGGCGTCGTCGTTGTCGTTGTCGGAGGCGACGGTGAAGACACACGTGGCCCGGATCCTCGGGAAGCTGCAGTTGCGGGATCGGGTCCAAGCGGTCGTCGTGGCCTACGAAACGGGGTTGGTCTCACCCGGGGAGGGCTGA
- a CDS encoding CynX/NimT family MFS transporter — protein sequence MTSKTPGRTRATPWLAATALILTAVNLRPAVTSLGPVLEEVRGDLGMTATVAGLLTSVPAFCFAVVGVTAPRLARRFGVDAVILAGVVALTAGLALRPLVGGTAEFLILSAVGLGGIALVNVLLPVVVKQYFPDRVGPMTGVYTTALNVGATAAAAVTVPLASALGDSWRLGLGTWAVVAATALAPWPILLRRSRATRPRTVSAPAAPTGPRSMATSPVAWALAVFFGLQATAAYVIMGWLPQVFRDAGLSASTAGLLFAVTSLLGVPLSYVLGALAGRLRSQSLLAAGLAAFGIAGYLGLLIAPAGAPWLWAILLGVSNCSFPLALAMIGLRGHNAATVGRLSAFAQSTGYLLSIPGPVIVGALYQHTGTWHGPLVFLTVLMAVQCAAGVAAGRNRPL from the coding sequence GTGACGAGTAAAACCCCCGGACGAACCCGGGCCACCCCCTGGCTCGCGGCCACCGCGCTGATCCTCACCGCGGTCAACCTCCGCCCGGCCGTCACCAGCCTCGGCCCGGTGCTCGAGGAGGTCCGCGGGGACCTCGGCATGACCGCCACGGTCGCCGGGCTCCTCACCTCGGTGCCCGCGTTCTGCTTCGCGGTGGTCGGCGTCACCGCGCCGCGGCTGGCCCGCCGGTTCGGGGTCGACGCGGTCATCCTGGCCGGCGTCGTCGCGCTCACCGCCGGCCTGGCGCTGCGCCCGCTGGTGGGCGGCACCGCCGAGTTCCTGATCCTCTCGGCCGTCGGTCTCGGCGGGATCGCGCTGGTCAACGTGCTGCTGCCGGTCGTCGTCAAGCAGTACTTCCCCGACCGGGTCGGCCCGATGACCGGCGTCTACACGACCGCGCTCAACGTCGGCGCCACCGCCGCGGCCGCCGTCACGGTCCCGCTCGCGTCCGCGCTCGGCGACAGCTGGCGCCTCGGCCTCGGTACCTGGGCCGTGGTCGCCGCCACCGCCCTCGCCCCCTGGCCGATCCTGCTCCGACGCTCCCGCGCCACCCGTCCCCGAACCGTCAGCGCCCCGGCCGCGCCGACCGGGCCGCGGTCGATGGCCACGAGCCCCGTCGCGTGGGCCCTCGCGGTGTTCTTCGGGCTCCAGGCCACCGCCGCCTACGTCATCATGGGCTGGCTCCCGCAGGTCTTCCGCGACGCCGGCCTCTCCGCCTCCACCGCCGGGCTCCTCTTCGCGGTCACGTCCCTGCTCGGCGTCCCGCTCTCCTACGTCCTCGGCGCGCTCGCCGGACGCCTGCGCAGCCAGAGCCTCCTCGCCGCCGGACTCGCCGCGTTCGGCATCGCCGGATACCTGGGGCTGCTGATCGCCCCGGCCGGCGCGCCCTGGCTCTGGGCGATCCTGCTCGGCGTCTCCAACTGCAGCTTCCCGCTCGCGCTGGCCATGATCGGCCTCCGCGGCCACAACGCCGCCACCGTCGGACGTCTGTCGGCGTTCGCGCAGAGCACCGGCTACCTGCTGTCGATCCCCGGCCCGGTCATCGTCGGCGCGCTCTACCAGCACACCGGCACCTGGCACGGCCCGCTGGTGTTCCTCACCGTCCTGATGGCCGTCCAGTGCGCCGCGGGCGTCGCCGCGGGCCGAAACCGACCCCTCTGA
- a CDS encoding FadR/GntR family transcriptional regulator: MNLDPVSRPRSLSDHVIATLRAQITSGAWPVGSRIPTEPTLVSQLGVARNTVREAVRALAHNGLLDIRQGSGTYVVATSELAGVMRRRFADAPQRDVTELRGALEATAASLAAARRTDADLRHLDGMLAERERGWESGDREAFVTADTAFHLAVVAAAHNEVLGGLYADLGAVIRESLREHFTPVLRPEDYVDHARLVEAIRAGDASAAAAEAASHTESIRV; the protein is encoded by the coding sequence ATGAATCTTGACCCGGTCTCCCGGCCCCGGAGTCTGTCGGATCACGTCATCGCGACGCTGCGGGCGCAGATCACGTCGGGGGCGTGGCCGGTCGGGTCGCGGATTCCGACCGAGCCGACGCTCGTGTCGCAGCTCGGGGTGGCCCGCAACACCGTGCGGGAGGCCGTGCGGGCGCTGGCCCACAACGGGCTGCTCGACATCCGGCAGGGTTCGGGCACGTACGTGGTCGCGACCAGCGAACTCGCCGGCGTGATGCGCCGCCGGTTCGCCGACGCCCCGCAGCGGGACGTCACCGAGTTGCGCGGTGCCCTGGAGGCGACCGCGGCGAGCCTGGCCGCGGCCCGCCGCACCGACGCCGACCTGCGTCACCTCGACGGGATGCTGGCTGAGCGGGAACGCGGCTGGGAGTCCGGTGACCGGGAGGCGTTCGTCACCGCGGACACCGCGTTCCACCTGGCGGTGGTGGCGGCGGCGCACAACGAGGTGCTCGGAGGGCTGTACGCGGACCTCGGGGCGGTGATCCGGGAGTCGTTGCGGGAGCACTTCACGCCGGTGCTGCGGCCGGAGGACTACGTGGACCATGCGCGGCTGGTGGAGGCGATCCGGGCCGGGGACGCGTCGGCCGCGGCGGCCGAAGCCGCCTCCCACACGGAGTCGATCCGCGTCTAG